From Staphylococcus sp. IVB6214:
CACCTGTCGCTAACCAAATCGGCAGCGTTTGTTGTTCGGCTCTTGGATAAATACCGAGACCGTCAATACTCGGTCTCAATTGCCCTTCCCAATGTACGACAGCATGCTGATTAATCGTCATCAGCAAGTCTAACTTTTCATCAAAGAGTTGTTGATAATCATTCAAATCATAACCAAAAAGTGGAAATGATTCAATAAACGAGCCTCGACCTGCCATAATTTCTGCACGTCCATTTGACAGTGCATCAAGTGTCGCAAACTGCTGATATACACGGACTGGATCATTTGATGACAAAACGGTTACTGCTGATGATAATTTGATATGCTTTGTTACCGTTGCTGCAGCAGCCAATACTGTCCCCGGATCAGATACTGCATAATCAGGACGATGATGCTCTCCTAAACCATAGACATCTAGCCCGACTTGATCTGCTAACTTAATCTCTTCAACGATATGACGAATACGTTCACCATTAGATAAGGCTGGCATATGCTCATCTTCTGTATAAATATCTTGGTTATCTCCAAATGATGTTAAGCCGATTTCTACTCTTGTCATGTGTGTATCCCTCACTTTCGGTATATTTTTTATACTTGAATTATATTCCCAAATGATGCCCTTGTCAACACGAGTATAAGCATATACTAAAAAGGTGTGGAATCCTTTCTATTACAAGCTTCTCACACCTTCAAACATCATACTTATTCATCTGTTCTTGCACATAATCAATAATTTCATCTACTTGAATACTTTGAATATGTCTCATCGTTACTTTATCAACTTCAAATACTATCCATAACATATTATCTTCCAATAAGATACTCCTTTAAATTCATGTTGACCATTCACGGTATATTCAATTTCCCCCAATTAAGATCAAGATTTGTATTTTTTGTTCGTTTTCAAACTTATTAATATTCACACGCTTGACCTTTGTTTCAAAATGATGTCTTTTTGCTTTGTTAAATTATCGATGAATGATCACGAATCAAAACTTCGAAAATTATTTATAGATTACACTATCGTTACTGACCGGTTTAATCGATTATTTATTAACAATTTAATATCGTTTGATATTGCACAATATAAAAGAATCTATCTAATTTTTTTGATAATAATAACATTCAAATAAAATATACTCTTACATCATATTTGTGCTATTATCTATATTGATTATATGACTCAGGAGATTATATGATGAAAAAAGTAAATAAACCATTGTATTTTTACTTATTAATGTTCTTTTCTACGACGTTTATTGGTGCCATTTTACTATATTTACCATTCACTGGTGAGAAACCAATAAGCTTTATTGATGCGTTATTCGTTGCGTCTAGCGCTTTTACAGTTACTGGCTTATCTCCGGTTGATATCGGTGCACAATTTAATGTTTTAGGCGAATTCATTATACTTTTATTAATTCAAGTTGGTGGCTTAGGAATTGTAACAGTAACAATACTTACCTTAGTGTTTTTAAACAAAAAAATATCATTACAGAATCGATTTTTGATAATGGTTACATGGAATATTGACGAAGTTGGAGGCGTAATTAAATTAATAAAACATTTAACTATATATAGCTTAGTAACTGAATTAATAGGAACGTTATGTTTAACATTATCATTTATACCTCGATTTGGATTTGAAAAAGGATTATTTTTAAGTGTATTTACCTCTGTGTCAGCTTTTAATAATGCTGGATTCGCATTATTTAAGAATAATTTAATGGGCTTCACAAGCGATCCAGTAGTCATAATAATTATCCCTATTCTTATTATTATGGGTGGATTGGGTCATTTAGTAATTGTTGATTTGATTTATTGCAAAACATTAAATAAATTAACTTTACATTCAAAACTGGTTTTAACAACGTCTATTATCTTAATAGCTTTTGGAAGTGTAGCATTCTTTTTGTTAGAACAACAGAATACTATGTCTCACATGGGATTAATAGAAAAGATTGGAAATGCGATATTCCAATCTGTTACTACTAGAACAGCTGGATTTAACAGTGTCGATATAGGCAATATCTCAACACCGACATCGTTATTATTTATGATGCTTATGTTTATAGGTGGTGCTCCGCTAAGTACAGCTGGGGGTATAAAAGTGACAACATTTGCACTAGTTTTTATGTTTGTTTTAAATACTATACGAAAAGAAAACACTACTACTTTATTCAATAGAGAAGTATCTGATAAATATATTAAACTGGCTGTTGCTACTACATTTATTTCGCTTGCCTTTATAGTCTCCATAACTTTTATATTGGCTATAATAAATCCAACTATCCCTTTTATAAAAATTTCATTTGAAGTTGTTTCAGCTTTTGGTACTGTTGGATTAACAATGGATTTCACTTCTGAATATCAAGGTATCACTAAGCTGATTATCATAATTGTCATGCTTTTTGGGAAAGTTGGTCTATTAACTATACTAAGAGCATTAATACCACCAAAGACATCTAAGAATTTCCATTACACTAAAGGACATATTCACATTTAATCAATTTAACTTAACATAACACGTAGTCATCACTACATTCATTTAAGTGAGTGGGACGACGAAAGGTGAACATCCGCTAAAAAAGGTGTGAGAATCCTTCTATTACAAGCTTCTCACACCTTCATATATTATACGTTATGATATTTATTTATCTGTTCTTGCACATAACCAATAAATTCATCTACTTGGCTACTTTGTATATGTCTCATCGCAACTTGCCCCACTTCAAATCCCATCCATAATGTTTCATCTTCTAAAGACACGCTTGAAATTTGATTGTATGGAATGTTGCGATAATAAAATTGACCGTTCATATCAACATTCATAATTAAGCGTTCGTTTGTCGCAATATACGCCCCTTCAAATTCACGCTGACCATCAACAACATATTCAATTTTCCCCAATACAGAAGGTCCTGCTTTTTCAGTTGGAAATAAATCTTCTGGATTCACTT
This genomic window contains:
- a CDS encoding LLM class flavin-dependent oxidoreductase, producing MTRVEIGLTSFGDNQDIYTEDEHMPALSNGERIRHIVEEIKLADQVGLDVYGLGEHHRPDYAVSDPGTVLAAAATVTKHIKLSSAVTVLSSNDPVRVYQQFATLDALSNGRAEIMAGRGSFIESFPLFGYDLNDYQQLFDEKLDLLMTINQHAVVHWEGQLRPSIDGLGIYPRAEQQTLPIWLATGGTPESSLKAGRLGLPITYAIIGGNPRRFARNVAMYRAAAESEGYDGNQLQVATHSWGYIAETDEQAQREFYRPTEQHHNVLAKERGWPLFTMEHYLREVGPDGALYVGSPETVAQKIIDTVEALGITRFMLHLPIGSMPHERTMNSIRLLGEKVKSIVDEYFADK
- a CDS encoding potassium transporter TrkG, which produces MKKVNKPLYFYLLMFFSTTFIGAILLYLPFTGEKPISFIDALFVASSAFTVTGLSPVDIGAQFNVLGEFIILLLIQVGGLGIVTVTILTLVFLNKKISLQNRFLIMVTWNIDEVGGVIKLIKHLTIYSLVTELIGTLCLTLSFIPRFGFEKGLFLSVFTSVSAFNNAGFALFKNNLMGFTSDPVVIIIIPILIIMGGLGHLVIVDLIYCKTLNKLTLHSKLVLTTSIILIAFGSVAFFLLEQQNTMSHMGLIEKIGNAIFQSVTTRTAGFNSVDIGNISTPTSLLFMMLMFIGGAPLSTAGGIKVTTFALVFMFVLNTIRKENTTTLFNREVSDKYIKLAVATTFISLAFIVSITFILAIINPTIPFIKISFEVVSAFGTVGLTMDFTSEYQGITKLIIIIVMLFGKVGLLTILRALIPPKTSKNFHYTKGHIHI
- a CDS encoding PH domain-containing protein: MILDKVNPEDLFPTEKAGPSVLGKIEYVVDGQREFEGAYIATNERLIMNVDMNGQFYYRNIPYNQISSVSLEDETLWMGFEVGQVAMRHIQSSQVDEFIGYVQEQINKYHNV